The Actinomycetota bacterium genome includes the window GCGCTGCGTGATGAGGGAGTGTCGAGAGGACATGTCGAAGGTCTGCGTCGTGTGCGGCAAGCATCCGAGCGCGGCTCGCAACGTGAGCCACAGCCACCGGGTCACGAACCGCACCGTCTACCCGAACATCCAGCGCGTCACCGCCGTCATCGACGGCTCGCCGAAGAAGGTCAACGTGTGCACGAAGTGCCTCAAGGCCGGCAAGGTCACGCGCGGGTAGCCGCGTTCCACACCCCGCACTGCAGGACGGCCGCGCCGATGCGCGGCCGTTCGCCTTCC containing:
- the rpmB gene encoding 50S ribosomal protein L28, which gives rise to MSKVCVVCGKHPSAARNVSHSHRVTNRTVYPNIQRVTAVIDGSPKKVNVCTKCLKAGKVTRG